In one window of Gossypium hirsutum isolate 1008001.06 chromosome A01, Gossypium_hirsutum_v2.1, whole genome shotgun sequence DNA:
- the LOC107916777 gene encoding E3 ubiquitin-protein ligase RMA3: MAMEPNFFEQESHFESDGDISLKNKWNPIPEPTKDLEKDSSCFDCSICFESAQEPVVTLCGHLYCWPCIYKWLNVQTSSLDTDPRQKNCPVCKASISSCSLVPLYGHGTSSHSQPKTPHSDLIIPQRPPPSTSNMTAPSSHLNQQLHENFFHSQSQAFHNQQYFPPYGGYATLASSDLSGIPMTNFFHPMIGTLGEMVYARIFGSSNTSMFAYPNQASYPLIRNNNLRMRRLEIQVDKSLSRVSMFLFCCIILCLLLF, translated from the coding sequence ATGGCTATGGAACCAAACTTCTTTGAACAAGAATCACATTTCGAGTCTGATGGAGATATTTCACTGAAGAACAAATGGAATCCAATACCAGAACCAACAAAAGACCTAGAAAAAGATTCCAGCTGCTTCGATTGCAGCATTTGCTTCGAGTCAGCACAAGAGCCGGTAGTCACCCTCTGTGGTCACTTATATTGCTGGCCTTGCATTTACAAATGGCTTAATGTCCAAACTTCTTCCCTCGATACAGACCCGCGACAGAAGAACTGCCCCGTGTGCAAGGCAAGCATCTCTTCCTGTTCATTGGTTCCCCTCTACGGTCACGGCACATCTTCACATTCTCAACCCAAGACTCCACATTCAGATCTGATCATTCCCCAAAGACCACCTCCTTCTACATCGAACATGACCGCCCCTTCTTCACATCTAAATCAACAGCTTCACGAAAACTTTTTCCATTCTCAGTCCCAAGCATTTCATAACCAACAATACTTCCCACCTTATGGAGGATATGCAACCTTGGCATCATCCGACCTTAGTGGTATACCGATGACGAATTTCTTCCATCCGATGATCGGAACTTTGGGAGAAATGGTGTATGCTAGAATATTTGGGAGCTCAAACACAAGTATGTTTGCTTACCCTAACCAAGCTTCTTACCCATTAATCAGGAATAACAATCTTAGGATGAGAAGGCTGGAAATTCAGGTTGACAAATCTCTTAGTAGAGTATCCATGTTTCTTTTCTGTTGCATCATTCTTTGTCTTCTCTTGTTTTGA